From the genome of Virgibacillus siamensis, one region includes:
- the recF gene encoding DNA replication/repair protein RecF (All proteins in this family for which functions are known are DNA-binding proteins that assist the filamentation of RecA onto DNA for the initiation of recombination or recombinational repair.): MHIEQLKLKNYRNYTELELTFDDKINVIIGENAQGKTNLMEAIYLLAFTKSHRTTREKELIQWEADYAKIEGRITKRSQSFPLEIVLSGKGKKAKLNRIEQKRLSDYIGTLNVVMFAPEDLTLVKGPPQIRRRFIDMELGQIQPKYIYHLGQFQKILKQRNHFLKQLQRNYQTDRTMLDVLTEQLVEHAATLLERRFIFLELLRKWAAPIHHGISRELENLEITYAPTIDVSEDAEKGTIESIYRNQFQEIQEKEIERGTTLIGPHRDDLIFHVNGKNVQTYGSQGQQRTAALSVKLAEIELIFNEVGEYPVLLLDDVLSELDDFRQSHLLNTIQGKVQTFVSTTSVKGINHETLKDAELFRVENGQVFT; encoded by the coding sequence CCGCAATTACACGGAGCTCGAATTAACCTTTGACGATAAAATCAATGTCATTATCGGTGAAAATGCACAAGGCAAAACAAACCTTATGGAAGCAATCTACCTGCTTGCCTTTACCAAATCACACCGGACGACAAGGGAGAAAGAGCTGATTCAATGGGAAGCAGATTATGCTAAAATAGAAGGCAGAATAACAAAACGCAGTCAGTCGTTCCCGCTTGAAATTGTCCTTTCAGGCAAAGGGAAAAAGGCAAAGTTAAATCGAATTGAACAAAAACGCCTCAGTGATTATATTGGCACACTGAATGTAGTTATGTTCGCACCGGAGGATTTGACTTTGGTAAAAGGTCCACCGCAAATTCGAAGACGATTTATCGATATGGAACTTGGTCAAATTCAGCCTAAATATATTTATCACCTTGGTCAATTTCAAAAAATATTGAAGCAGCGCAATCATTTTTTAAAACAACTTCAGCGTAATTACCAGACTGATCGTACAATGCTTGATGTTCTGACGGAGCAGTTGGTTGAACATGCTGCAACACTGCTTGAGCGCAGATTTATATTTTTGGAATTGCTCCGTAAATGGGCTGCTCCCATTCATCATGGAATCAGCCGGGAATTAGAAAATCTCGAAATAACGTATGCTCCTACGATTGACGTATCGGAAGACGCTGAAAAGGGAACAATAGAGAGTATCTATCGCAATCAGTTTCAAGAAATACAAGAAAAAGAGATTGAACGTGGTACAACCCTGATTGGTCCGCATCGTGATGACCTTATTTTTCATGTTAACGGAAAAAATGTACAAACGTATGGATCACAGGGGCAACAGCGGACAGCAGCACTGTCTGTAAAGCTTGCGGAAATAGAATTGATTTTCAATGAAGTCGGTGAATACCCGGTTTTGCTTTTGGATGATGTGCTGAGTGAACTGGATGATTTTCGGCAATCCCATTTGCTGAATACAATCCAGGGAAAAGTACAAACGTTTGTATCTACTACAAGTGTCAAGGGAATTAATCATGAAACACTGAAAGATGCTGAACTGTTCCGGGTGGAAAATGGGCAAGTATTTACATAG
- the remB gene encoding extracellular matrix regulator RemB produces MFIHIGNDNVVQSKDVITIIDRNVVSSSTIMEEMMDNMGRQEKVYGPTEKAKSVVITNDQIYFSSLSVPTLKKRASMISTISKLEDFSDELEEE; encoded by the coding sequence ATGTTTATTCACATTGGCAATGATAACGTTGTTCAATCGAAGGATGTCATTACAATTATCGATCGCAATGTTGTGTCATCCTCAACGATTATGGAAGAAATGATGGACAATATGGGCCGGCAGGAAAAAGTCTATGGTCCAACCGAAAAAGCTAAATCAGTTGTGATAACAAATGATCAAATATATTTTAGCTCATTATCTGTTCCGACTTTAAAGAAAAGGGCCAGTATGATTTCTACAATCAGTAAACTGGAAGATTTTTCGGATGAACTGGAAGAAGAATAA
- the gyrB gene encoding DNA topoisomerase (ATP-hydrolyzing) subunit B — MSEENVTNEHAYNADQIQVLEGLEAVRKRPGMYIGSTSERGLHHLVWEIVDNSIDEALAGYCDHIQVIIEKDNSITVKDNGRGIPVGIQKKTGKPALEVIMTVLHAGGKFGGGGYKVSGGLHGVGASVVNALSSNLEVYVHLDGKIHFLSFEKGVPQGSIEVIGETDITGTVTHFQPDPEIFTETTTYDFERLEQRVRELAFLNKGITITIEDKRTDEEPINYCYEGGISSYVEYINHTREVLHEPFYAETEEQQITVEVAIQYNDGFASNIFSYANNIHTIEGGTHESGFKTGLTRVINDYARKNNMFKENDPNLTGDDVREGLTAVVSIKHPDPQFEGQTKTKLGNSEVRTVTDSAFSESFSKFLFENPDVAKIIVEKGLMASRARMAAKKARELTRRKSALEVSNLPGKLADCSSKNAEISELYIVEGDSAGGSAKQGRDRHFQAILPLRGKILNVEKARLDKTLSNNEVRAMITALGTGIGEDFDLSKARYHKIVIMTDADVDGAHIRTLLLTFFYRYMRPLLEQGYVYIAQPPLYKVQQGKTAHYVYNDKALDDLLEELPKTPKPGLQRYKGLGEMNATQLWETTMDPESRTLLQVHLTDAIEADQIFDMLMGDKVEPRRNFIQENAQYVQNLDV; from the coding sequence ATGTCAGAGGAAAACGTAACAAACGAACATGCGTACAATGCTGATCAGATTCAAGTACTTGAAGGATTGGAAGCTGTCCGGAAAAGACCGGGCATGTATATCGGTTCGACAAGTGAACGAGGACTGCATCATCTTGTATGGGAAATTGTTGACAACAGTATTGATGAGGCGCTGGCAGGCTACTGTGATCACATTCAGGTCATCATTGAAAAGGACAATAGTATTACAGTAAAAGATAATGGACGCGGGATTCCGGTCGGCATCCAGAAAAAAACCGGTAAACCTGCATTGGAAGTCATTATGACCGTTCTTCATGCCGGCGGTAAATTTGGCGGCGGCGGTTATAAGGTTTCCGGTGGTCTGCACGGAGTTGGGGCTTCTGTCGTCAACGCACTTTCCAGCAATTTGGAGGTATATGTCCACTTGGATGGAAAAATACACTTTTTAAGTTTTGAAAAAGGTGTTCCACAGGGCAGTATCGAAGTAATCGGAGAAACTGATATTACAGGAACGGTTACGCATTTTCAGCCTGATCCGGAAATTTTCACGGAAACAACAACGTATGATTTTGAACGATTGGAACAGCGTGTGCGTGAACTGGCATTTTTAAATAAGGGAATTACAATAACAATTGAGGATAAGCGGACTGATGAAGAGCCAATTAATTATTGTTACGAAGGCGGAATCAGCTCGTATGTGGAGTACATTAACCATACACGGGAAGTGCTGCATGAACCATTTTATGCTGAAACGGAAGAACAGCAAATTACGGTGGAAGTAGCTATTCAGTATAACGATGGATTTGCCAGCAATATTTTTTCCTATGCGAACAATATTCATACGATTGAAGGCGGCACACATGAATCCGGCTTTAAAACCGGTTTAACACGTGTAATTAATGATTACGCCAGAAAAAATAATATGTTTAAAGAAAATGATCCGAATCTTACGGGCGACGACGTTCGTGAAGGCCTGACCGCTGTTGTTTCCATCAAGCATCCGGATCCGCAATTTGAAGGACAGACAAAAACCAAACTCGGCAACAGTGAGGTTCGGACGGTAACTGATTCAGCCTTCAGCGAATCTTTTTCCAAATTTTTATTTGAAAATCCGGATGTTGCCAAAATCATTGTTGAGAAAGGTCTAATGGCTTCGCGGGCGCGCATGGCAGCCAAAAAGGCACGTGAATTGACCCGCAGAAAAAGCGCATTGGAGGTTTCCAATTTACCTGGTAAACTGGCTGATTGTTCATCCAAGAATGCGGAAATCAGCGAGTTGTACATTGTTGAGGGTGACTCAGCCGGCGGTTCAGCAAAACAAGGCCGGGATCGCCACTTTCAGGCAATTCTTCCATTGCGCGGAAAGATATTGAACGTTGAAAAAGCACGATTGGATAAAACTTTATCAAACAATGAAGTGCGCGCTATGATTACAGCACTTGGAACCGGAATTGGCGAAGATTTTGATCTGTCAAAAGCCCGATATCATAAAATTGTCATTATGACAGATGCCGATGTTGACGGTGCTCATATACGTACATTACTTTTGACATTTTTCTATCGTTATATGCGCCCATTGCTTGAACAAGGGTATGTCTATATCGCACAGCCGCCGCTTTATAAAGTACAGCAGGGAAAGACGGCTCACTATGTTTATAATGATAAGGCATTGGACGATTTACTTGAGGAACTGCCAAAAACACCGAAGCCCGGACTGCAGCGCTACAAAGGCCTCGGTGAAATGAATGCAACACAACTTTGGGAAACCACGATGGATCCGGAATCAAGAACATTGCTTCAGGTCCATTTAACAGATGCAATTGAAGCTGATCAGATCTTTGATATGCTAATGGGCGATAAAGTGGAGCCGCGCCGAAACTTTATTCAGGAAAATGCCCAATATGTACAAAATCTGGACGTATAA
- the gyrA gene encoding DNA gyrase subunit A, translating into MADQQRPSVKEINISKEMRTSFLDYAMSVIVSRALPDVRDGMKPVHRRILYAMNDLGMHADKAYKKSARIVGEVIGKYHPHGDSAVYEAMVRMAQDFSYRNMLVDGHGNFGSVDGDSAAAMRYTEARMSKISMELLRDINKDTIDYQDNYDGTEREPVVFPARFPNLLVNGTSGIAVGMATNIPPHNLGETIDAVLAISRNPEITIDELMEAYIHGPDFPTAGQILGRSGIRKAYETGKGSITIRAKTNIEEHANGKATIIATELPYQVNKAKLIEKIAELVRDKRIDGITDLRDESDRTGLRVVIELRRDVNPNVVLNNLYKYTALQTTFGINMLALVDGRPKVLSVKQCLEYYLEHQKEIIKRRTAFELRKAEARAHILEGLRIALDHLDEVIDLIRSSQTTDIARDGLMERFGLSEKQAQAILDMRLQRLTGLEREKIESEYNDLVKLIEELKAILASEEKVLEIIRDELTDIKEKYSDPRRTEIVVGGADFIEDEDLIPVENIVITLTHQGYIKRLPASTYRTQKRGGRGIQGMGTNEDDFVEHLVSTSTHDTILFFTNKGKVYRAKGYEVPEFSRTAKGIPIINLLQIEKGEWINAVISVNEFSEDWYLFFTTKHGISKRTQLSNFANIRKGGLIAVGLREEDELISVRMTDGTKDIMIGTRNGYLIRFPEDQVRSMGRTAAGVRGITLRGEDEVISMEILEEGLQVLHVTNKGIGKRTPEDQYRITNRGGKGIFTCKLADTDHVAAIKAVNGEEDIMLITVAGVLIRIPVSGISQTGRNTMGVKLIRLHEDEEVATVAKVEPEEEEDPEEADAENDEAAETEDDES; encoded by the coding sequence ATGGCGGATCAACAACGTCCGAGCGTTAAAGAAATAAATATAAGCAAGGAAATGCGCACATCGTTTTTGGATTATGCGATGAGTGTCATTGTATCACGTGCTCTTCCGGATGTTCGTGATGGAATGAAGCCGGTACACCGCAGAATTTTATATGCCATGAATGACCTTGGAATGCATGCAGATAAAGCATATAAAAAATCTGCACGTATTGTCGGAGAGGTCATCGGTAAGTATCATCCGCATGGCGATTCAGCTGTTTATGAAGCAATGGTGCGGATGGCACAGGATTTCAGCTACCGTAATATGCTTGTTGACGGGCATGGGAACTTTGGTTCAGTTGACGGTGATTCGGCTGCTGCAATGCGTTATACCGAGGCACGCATGTCCAAGATTTCTATGGAATTGCTGCGTGATATCAATAAAGATACAATCGATTATCAGGATAACTACGACGGAACGGAACGGGAACCAGTCGTATTTCCTGCGCGCTTTCCAAATCTGCTTGTCAATGGGACATCAGGTATTGCCGTTGGTATGGCCACCAATATCCCACCACATAATCTGGGAGAAACCATTGATGCCGTTTTGGCAATAAGCAGAAATCCGGAAATTACAATTGACGAGCTGATGGAAGCGTATATTCACGGACCGGATTTTCCAACAGCTGGACAAATCCTTGGCAGGAGCGGAATCCGGAAAGCATACGAAACAGGTAAGGGCTCCATCACCATTCGAGCCAAAACCAATATTGAAGAACATGCCAATGGAAAAGCAACCATTATCGCGACGGAACTGCCGTATCAGGTTAATAAGGCAAAATTGATTGAAAAAATTGCCGAGCTTGTCCGAGATAAACGGATTGATGGCATTACTGACCTGCGGGATGAATCGGACCGCACGGGACTTCGTGTTGTAATTGAACTGCGCCGTGATGTCAATCCAAATGTTGTCCTGAACAATTTATATAAATATACGGCACTGCAAACGACCTTTGGCATTAATATGCTCGCCCTTGTGGATGGCAGGCCGAAAGTGTTATCCGTAAAACAGTGTCTTGAATATTATCTGGAACATCAGAAAGAAATTATTAAACGGCGTACTGCCTTTGAGTTGCGCAAGGCAGAAGCCCGCGCGCATATTTTGGAAGGCTTGCGAATTGCGCTTGATCATCTTGATGAAGTGATTGATTTGATCCGCAGTTCCCAAACAACTGATATTGCACGCGATGGTCTGATGGAACGTTTCGGTCTGTCCGAAAAACAGGCACAGGCCATTTTGGATATGCGCCTGCAGCGTCTGACAGGTTTGGAACGGGAAAAAATTGAAAGTGAATATAATGATCTCGTGAAGCTGATTGAAGAACTGAAGGCAATTTTGGCCAGTGAAGAAAAGGTCCTGGAAATTATCCGGGACGAGCTGACAGACATTAAGGAAAAATATAGTGATCCACGCCGTACGGAAATTGTTGTCGGCGGTGCAGACTTTATTGAGGATGAGGATTTGATTCCGGTTGAAAATATCGTAATCACATTGACCCATCAAGGATATATAAAGCGTCTGCCTGCTTCAACATATCGTACTCAAAAACGCGGCGGACGCGGAATTCAGGGGATGGGTACAAACGAGGATGACTTTGTCGAACACCTTGTTTCAACGTCTACACATGATACAATTCTTTTCTTCACGAACAAAGGAAAGGTTTATCGGGCAAAAGGGTATGAAGTTCCTGAATTTAGCCGAACGGCAAAAGGAATTCCAATCATCAATCTGCTGCAGATTGAAAAAGGTGAATGGATTAATGCGGTTATTTCCGTTAATGAATTCAGTGAAGATTGGTATTTGTTCTTTACAACGAAACACGGTATTTCCAAACGAACGCAGCTGTCCAATTTTGCCAACATCCGTAAAGGCGGCCTGATTGCAGTTGGACTGCGTGAGGAAGATGAACTGATTTCGGTTCGTATGACAGATGGTACGAAGGATATTATGATTGGTACCAGAAATGGTTATCTGATCCGTTTTCCGGAAGACCAGGTACGTTCCATGGGCAGAACGGCCGCCGGCGTCCGAGGAATTACACTGCGGGGCGAAGATGAAGTAATCTCCATGGAAATTCTTGAGGAAGGCTTGCAAGTGCTCCATGTGACGAATAAAGGGATTGGAAAACGAACACCGGAAGACCAATACCGGATTACCAACCGAGGCGGCAAGGGAATTTTCACTTGTAAGCTTGCCGATACAGATCATGTGGCAGCCATTAAAGCTGTAAATGGTGAAGAAGATATTATGCTTATTACGGTTGCCGGTGTATTGATTCGTATACCAGTTTCCGGAATTTCACAAACAGGCAGAAACACGATGGGTGTAAAGCTGATCAGGCTGCATGAAGATGAAGAAGTTGCTACAGTTGCAAAAGTGGAACCGGAAGAGGAAGAAGATCCGGAAGAAGCAGATGCTGAAAATGACGAAGCAGCTGAAACGGAAGACGACGAATCCTAA
- a CDS encoding EcsC family protein: MEKYEEKAKIELIQWRKKISKKSSMFNQLAKKAQNKINEKIPEKAHRIITESIKKMVQATLIGSEYTVKAPESSPSTLEDIEKLVLAKKDVYKRTAAAEGAGTGAGGIFLGLADFPLLLSIKMRFLFETASLYGYDIKKYEERLFILYVFQLAFSSDSHREKTIDTIEHWQREKDKLTKLDWHVFQQEYRDYIDFVKMLQLVPGIGAVIGAYANYNLLDHLGETAMNCYRIRYFLGDRLN, translated from the coding sequence ATGGAGAAATATGAAGAAAAGGCAAAGATAGAATTAATACAATGGCGGAAGAAAATTTCCAAAAAATCATCCATGTTCAATCAACTGGCAAAAAAAGCGCAAAATAAGATCAATGAAAAAATACCTGAAAAGGCGCACCGAATTATAACCGAGAGCATTAAAAAGATGGTGCAGGCAACATTGATTGGATCGGAGTATACTGTTAAGGCTCCGGAAAGCTCTCCTTCGACATTGGAAGATATAGAAAAACTTGTTTTGGCAAAAAAGGATGTATATAAGCGGACAGCTGCTGCTGAAGGTGCGGGCACAGGTGCCGGCGGAATATTTCTGGGACTTGCGGATTTTCCGCTCCTTCTGTCAATTAAGATGCGTTTCTTATTTGAAACGGCATCACTGTATGGCTATGATATAAAAAAATACGAGGAACGCCTGTTTATCCTTTATGTTTTCCAACTGGCTTTTTCCAGTGACAGCCACCGGGAAAAGACAATTGATACAATCGAGCACTGGCAGCGGGAAAAAGATAAACTCACTAAGCTTGACTGGCATGTTTTTCAGCAGGAATACAGGGATTATATTGATTTTGTAAAAATGCTGCAGCTTGTCCCGGGAATTGGTGCCGTTATTGGTGCTTATGCAAATTACAATTTACTTGATCACCTTGGTGAAACGGCGATGAATTGTTATCGGATCCGTTATTTTCTTGGGGATCGTTTAAATTGA
- a CDS encoding YaaC family protein produces the protein MKKEDISLFFTYVQSQETAFDYLCHCYQQQNVADAEAKSYKNANAFMYYAEHGIRFIEQAMEMDLLLRPVLLFYGASHLFKACLLTKRPDYPESTSILAHGVSTRKRKKKNYTFMSDEVKTQHKGLFTYIAKHLYNMDTIPFEKIKMEELLSLIPEINPLFAYTNEERLVPVGKKDATSMFFPLDLLDSYMLTEHAFVKRVGKHLPEITAVTVHSGKLNVELSKPVSDSTGPFFQNSKGEIYFPKDRNHFLPFPETLVHYLVLYNLSMISRYETEWWGELLNAKAEIDFPFIKRFLQISAEKVPLSLGNDLVHQFKRSPRK, from the coding sequence ATGAAAAAAGAAGATATTTCATTATTTTTTACATATGTCCAATCACAAGAGACAGCATTTGACTATTTATGCCATTGTTATCAACAACAAAACGTTGCCGATGCAGAAGCAAAAAGTTACAAAAACGCTAACGCTTTTATGTATTATGCAGAACACGGAATCCGTTTTATTGAGCAAGCAATGGAAATGGATTTGCTACTTCGGCCGGTTTTATTATTTTATGGGGCATCCCATTTATTTAAAGCATGTCTGTTAACAAAACGGCCGGATTATCCGGAATCGACATCCATTTTGGCACATGGTGTCTCCACCAGGAAACGTAAGAAAAAAAACTATACATTTATGTCAGATGAAGTAAAAACACAGCACAAAGGCTTGTTTACTTATATCGCAAAACATTTGTACAACATGGATACAATTCCGTTTGAAAAAATTAAAATGGAGGAATTGCTTTCCCTTATTCCCGAGATCAACCCGTTATTTGCCTACACGAATGAAGAAAGGCTTGTCCCTGTTGGAAAAAAAGATGCAACCAGCATGTTTTTTCCGTTGGATCTGCTGGATAGTTATATGCTTACTGAACACGCCTTTGTGAAGCGGGTCGGCAAACATTTGCCGGAAATCACCGCTGTAACTGTTCATTCCGGTAAGCTAAATGTCGAATTGTCGAAGCCTGTTTCGGATTCCACCGGACCGTTCTTTCAAAACAGCAAAGGGGAAATTTACTTTCCAAAAGACAGAAATCATTTTCTTCCGTTCCCTGAGACCCTGGTGCATTATCTTGTGCTCTATAACTTAAGTATGATCAGCCGTTATGAGACAGAATGGTGGGGGGAACTTCTAAATGCAAAGGCCGAAATTGATTTTCCGTTTATCAAACGTTTTTTACAAATTTCAGCAGAAAAAGTACCGCTTTCGCTTGGAAATGACTTGGTGCATCAATTTAAACGATCCCCAAGAAAATAA
- the guaB gene encoding IMP dehydrogenase → MREDKFAKEGLTFDDVLLMPAESEVLPKDVKISTALSDKIKLNAPFISAGMDTVTEADMAIAMARQGGLGIIHKNMSIEDQAEQVDKVKRSESGVITNPFFLTPEHQVYDAEHLMGKFRISGVPIVNNIDEQILVGILTNRDLRFVQDYSISITEVMTSENLVTAPVGTTLDEAEKLLQQHKIEKLPLVDDNGMLKGLITIKDIEKVIEFPNAAKDGQGRLLAGAAVGVTGDALKRIEKLIDAGVDAIVIDTAHGHSKGVLEQVRLVREKYPDLDIIAGNVATAEATEALIEAGVSTVKVGIGPGSICTTRVVAGVGVPQITAVYDCVQAAEKHGVAVIADGGIKYSGDIVKALAAGASAVMLGSMFAGVTESPGETEIFQGRQYKVYRGMGSVGAMKAGSKDRYFQDSEDAKKLVPEGIEGRTAYKGPLADTVHQLAGGLRAGMGYCGTPTVDALRHDARFIRITNAGLRESHPHDVQITKEAPNYSF, encoded by the coding sequence ATGCGCGAAGATAAATTTGCCAAAGAAGGTTTGACGTTTGATGATGTATTGCTGATGCCTGCTGAATCTGAGGTTCTTCCAAAGGATGTAAAAATCAGCACAGCCCTGTCCGACAAAATTAAATTGAATGCTCCATTCATCAGTGCCGGAATGGATACCGTAACAGAGGCTGATATGGCTATTGCAATGGCTCGTCAGGGAGGTCTCGGCATTATTCACAAAAATATGTCGATTGAGGACCAGGCTGAACAGGTGGATAAGGTGAAACGCTCAGAAAGCGGTGTTATTACTAATCCGTTCTTCCTGACACCGGAGCATCAGGTTTATGATGCTGAACATCTGATGGGGAAATTCCGCATTTCAGGTGTTCCGATCGTTAATAATATTGACGAACAAATTTTGGTAGGTATTCTAACAAATCGCGATCTTCGGTTTGTACAGGATTATTCCATCTCGATTACAGAAGTGATGACCAGCGAAAACCTTGTGACTGCTCCTGTCGGTACCACATTGGATGAGGCGGAGAAGCTGTTGCAGCAGCACAAAATCGAAAAACTCCCGCTTGTTGATGATAATGGTATGTTAAAAGGATTAATTACAATTAAAGATATTGAGAAAGTGATTGAATTTCCAAATGCAGCAAAGGATGGACAGGGAAGATTGCTTGCTGGAGCTGCGGTTGGCGTTACAGGTGATGCACTGAAACGAATTGAAAAATTAATCGATGCCGGTGTGGACGCAATTGTAATTGATACAGCACATGGACATTCCAAAGGTGTTTTGGAACAGGTACGGCTTGTACGTGAGAAATATCCTGATTTGGATATCATTGCTGGAAATGTCGCGACTGCAGAAGCAACCGAAGCATTGATTGAAGCGGGAGTATCCACCGTTAAAGTCGGCATTGGACCTGGTTCCATCTGTACAACACGTGTCGTTGCGGGAGTTGGTGTACCACAAATTACAGCTGTTTATGATTGTGTTCAGGCAGCTGAGAAACACGGTGTAGCAGTTATTGCTGATGGCGGCATCAAATATTCCGGTGATATTGTGAAAGCTCTGGCAGCCGGTGCAAGTGCTGTTATGCTTGGCAGCATGTTCGCAGGCGTAACGGAAAGCCCCGGCGAAACGGAAATTTTCCAGGGAAGACAATATAAAGTATACCGCGGAATGGGATCAGTTGGTGCCATGAAGGCTGGATCAAAGGATCGTTACTTTCAGGATTCAGAAGACGCCAAAAAATTAGTTCCTGAAGGTATTGAAGGACGTACAGCATACAAAGGGCCACTGGCAGATACCGTTCATCAGCTGGCTGGCGGATTGCGTGCAGGTATGGGCTATTGCGGAACCCCAACAGTTGATGCATTGCGGCATGATGCACGCTTTATCAGAATAACGAATGCCGGATTACGGGAAAGTCATCCACATGATGTGCAAATTACGAAAGAGGCACCGAATTATTCCTTTTAA
- a CDS encoding D-alanyl-D-alanine carboxypeptidase family protein, producing MKHKLQKGLSFLLIALVMMTTVIAQPFSAKAAGSLNIEAESAILVDAESGKIVYSKNPDIKLPPASMTKMMSEYLVLEAIKSGKIDWDTTTQVSNYAYSISADSTFSGIGLTKGKPYKVKELYKAMAIFSDNGATIALAELVAGSEGNFVKMMNKTAKEMGLPDYKFVNSTGLSNKWLGDNVPEGTDPNANNLLSARSAALLAFNLIKDHPEALDYTSMIETKFEGYKVENLNWMLPHKATYLKQFHYKGVDGLKTGYTDLAGYCFTGTVERNGQRFISVVMKTKSKAERFQETEKLYEYAFSNFESKKLFSKGYQLKDKSTIPVSKGKKDTVEIATKEAFKAPVKKGEKKKYGIKYHIDKDKLNKDGELAAPIKKGEKIGTAELVYKGDADYGYIFPGDDKQTVALVAQDSVEKDNWFMLTLGSIGNFFSDLFGSIVDTVKGWF from the coding sequence GTGAAACATAAGCTACAAAAAGGATTGTCATTTTTACTGATAGCGTTGGTAATGATGACTACAGTAATTGCACAGCCGTTTTCTGCAAAAGCAGCGGGGTCGTTAAACATAGAAGCGGAATCAGCTATTTTGGTTGATGCTGAATCGGGAAAGATTGTATACTCTAAAAATCCTGATATTAAACTGCCTCCAGCAAGTATGACGAAAATGATGAGTGAATATCTTGTATTGGAAGCTATTAAATCCGGTAAAATCGACTGGGATACAACGACACAGGTCAGTAATTATGCATACAGCATTTCGGCTGACTCCACCTTCTCAGGTATTGGATTGACAAAAGGGAAACCGTATAAGGTAAAAGAATTGTATAAAGCAATGGCCATTTTTTCCGATAATGGTGCTACAATTGCACTGGCAGAACTTGTAGCAGGTTCTGAAGGCAATTTTGTCAAAATGATGAATAAAACAGCAAAAGAAATGGGTCTTCCAGATTATAAATTTGTAAATTCCACTGGACTTTCCAATAAGTGGCTTGGTGATAATGTTCCAGAAGGCACTGATCCTAATGCGAATAATTTATTATCTGCACGTTCAGCAGCACTTCTTGCATTTAATCTGATAAAAGACCATCCGGAAGCGTTGGACTATACAAGCATGATTGAAACAAAATTTGAAGGCTATAAAGTGGAGAACCTGAACTGGATGCTTCCACATAAGGCTACATATTTGAAACAGTTCCATTACAAAGGGGTGGACGGTTTAAAAACCGGCTATACCGATCTGGCAGGGTATTGTTTTACCGGTACTGTCGAGCGAAACGGACAGCGTTTTATCTCAGTAGTGATGAAAACGAAAAGTAAAGCTGAACGTTTTCAGGAAACGGAAAAACTGTATGAATATGCATTCAGCAATTTCGAATCCAAAAAGCTTTTTTCAAAGGGTTATCAGTTGAAGGATAAATCAACAATTCCTGTTTCAAAAGGGAAAAAGGACACTGTGGAAATTGCAACAAAAGAGGCATTCAAAGCACCTGTCAAAAAAGGTGAAAAAAAGAAATACGGCATCAAATACCATATTGATAAAGATAAATTGAATAAAGATGGGGAGCTTGCTGCCCCGATTAAAAAAGGCGAAAAAATCGGAACTGCTGAACTTGTTTATAAGGGTGATGCAGACTATGGTTATATCTTCCCTGGCGATGATAAACAAACTGTTGCATTAGTCGCACAGGATTCCGTAGAAAAAGATAATTGGTTCATGCTTACATTAGGATCTATTGGTAATTTCTTTTCCGATTTATTCGGTTCCATCGTGGATACCGTAAAAGGCTGGTTCTAA